The DNA sequence CCAGCAGAATATCCCAGGATATTGCCAACTGCCATCCATGAACAAAATATAGCATTTGCTACATTGCGTTGATCAGGACCTAATAATAGGAAAATTATTGTATCATGATGTTTTGTCGATATCAAGAAAGTATTTAATACAAGATGAAAATCAAGAATCCACATTGTGATTGTTGAGAATGTGAACAAAGAAAGCATGTAAAATAAGCAAGTTCTACCTGAAAGATCAGCCAAAAGTGCCCGAGCTGGCCCctacaaattaaaatttgaaaacataaaagaaaactTACTTTCTTTCATCAATATAAAGATAACAGAAAGAAGCACATTCTAATTCTTTGACCTTACCTGCACAGTGTTGTTGGCAAGATCCAGCATCCAGAACCCAAGAATAAATACAAGAGCAGCTCTTGTTCGGGTGCCTTTAAATGTGCtagaatttcaaaaatataaaattcattAGTATTTAAGTAGGTTCATAGACGTGAAATTTTAAAAGCAGAAGTGTGGTAAAACTAAAAGAGTAAACAAGAATGAACAGATGGCAAGGGAAACCTGCAATGCTCACTTGTATCCCCGAATAAATATCCAATGTCTGCAGAAAACCCAATTAATATCACCTACATTTCAAGACATAATTTAGCTAATGTGAAATTAAGTGTCAAAGTAACCCAGATGTAAACAATAAGGACCACTGATGCTTACAGCCAAGGAAATCATAAGGGATCCTGCCAGAATGAATGGACGCCTTCTACCATACTTCGAAGTACATTTATCACTCCATATACCAACACAGGGTTGAACCTGTGACAAAAGGTGATACAAATTTGTAATTCGCATGTTTAAATCAATCCAGTAACGAATCATAGATTTGTCCAGACCAACACCCATATTCCATAGATAGATATATGTTATAAAGTTAATAAACATTCAGTGGAACGGCATAGACGCTTGAATATAATTTAATggagcaaaagaaaaaaacagGCATGAGAagaattttaaagaaaattaatataaaaatttaaaaataaagcaAGACTATATCACCTACCACAAGGCCAGTAATGGGGCCACAGAGCCAGATAAATGAAGAAAATGCATGTCCTATACCCAACGTCTGCACCAAAAATGAGTATACAGTTAATTGGAAAGCTGAAGATAATGCTATAAAGACACATTAAACATTGACAGCAAATTAGTTAATACCAAAAgcatatattaaaaaaaaggatAATCGTCCAAAACAAGTCAAGCAGAAAACCATGCAAGCAGATACACCTCTTATGCaactaaaataactaaataatagAAATACTCCTCTGAGGCCAATTGCAATTGATCCGCTTAGAGCTCAAGAGAATCTGCGTTCAACGGCTTGTGAAGTGACAACTTTGAAATACCACTTCAGTGGCGATTTGGTGAATGCTAAACAGTGTTGAACAAAGTTTCCGCAGACAAGGCCCCCCGCCCCGCCCCCAACAAAAGGAAAAGAGTATCACAATAACGGGTGCGTATTTAATAAATCCCCAGAACTTAAATCAGACGAGCACATAACATAGGTACACGGTAGAGCTAACAGCATTATACTTTAGCCTACTATGCAAATTACAGAATGCAGGTACAATAATAAAAGATAGTGCAACGAAGCTTTCCCGTACAAACTATTAAGCCTATATAGAAATCTATTTATTGACCCGTACAAATCAACTAGCTTCATCTACTGTTTAAAACACAAGCTCGCAGCCATTATCCGCTCTCAAAAAAAACCCAGTAACCCTCAATCACCGACCGTAGCAACTAGATTCTAGCAACAGCAAACAAAACCCAAAATTTCAATTCCCATACTCTTTTCAAAGTCAGCATTCACTCCAAAAAGCAAAACCTCCCGAGGTTTAGCAACATGCCCCCATTCTCTAAACAATTGAAGGGAAAAAAAGAACTCAGAATCTAACTCACAAGGATCCGATCAAGCAcattccccccccccccccttcttttttcttttaaaaaaaaggtCAATTCAACCTGTATGTAAGGAGTGAGGAGAGAGAGCTGCAAGGCCCAACCGAATTGAACGCCGGCGGCGACGGTGCAACTGAGTACCAGATGGACCAATCTGGCGTTCTTGGGCGGAGTAGGAGGGATCGGAGATCCATCATGAGGGTGAGAGTTTTGCGCGATCCGGCGGCGATGGTTGACGTCCTCGACGCCGACCAGCTCCACCTCATGCGCGGCGGAATCCTCCCTCAAATTCCTGTACGGAACGCGGATGGACACCGCGTCAGACTTCCCCGCCATGACCGGCAACGCGATTCAGTAGCTACCAATCGCAATGCGCACGATCTGTTTGTCACAATGCTCGTGTACATTCACTTCGATCCAATTGCGAAAGAAAAACGAGAAAAGGATAGAATTCTATTCCAGGGTTTATCGTTGAAATTGGATTTTTTGATCTGAAAGATAGAATGAGAGAGTCAAATTTGGGAATTAGGCGGGCGAAGGAGGAGAAGGCGTTGAAGAATAGGTGCAAGGTTGGAGGCTACCATACTCTCGGTGCAAGCGAGATCTGCTACGTTGCATCAGTGTGAAGAATTCTACATCGGCGTCTGATTCATCTGCCACGTGGCACAATTGCTAATGCTTTGGTATTAATTGCTGAGGAGTGCTAGAAGCCATTTGTagtaattaattagttattaataatatttttaataatgtaaaatttcatctaaacatataaaattattcacttttttttgttagttatatatattaaccaaaatttaataaaattactaatcCTTTAGACTTTTTCATTAACTGCTTCCTAAGAAAAACAATGACTCCTAAAATTTTCTACTTAGAATTTTcacttttttatataaaagaGAATATAATAAAACAACCAAGCTAAGCGCCAAATTTGCACTATTTGtgtaaaaatttatatgttatgcacaaatatttatatattatatacaaaaattttatattatattaataaatttatattatatataaaattttttgtattatattttaaaaatttgtgttaTATTGATaaattatcatattttttaataaaaatttatatactgcaaaatacacaaaaaaatgCTAACATATGCGTGTATTTTTTCTGCTAGATTTATACTAATTTGATTGaacttaattacaaaaatacTTGTATATATAACATCatccataataaaaaaaaattgtcaatAAATATGCACTTTTTgtaaaaagagagaaataaatTCCGAGGTGGGATTCAGAATCAAGAACTGTCGGTGCGTGATTGAATAACTTATAGCTTAAGGAAGTGCTCATCAAGTTGCAGTAAAAAAAGAATTAGCGAACAAAAGCAGGTTAATTGAATGATAATAGTAGGTATACccaaaggggggggggggggggggggtaaAAGTTCATGAAACAGTATCTTAACCACATGTGTAATTTTATGAAATTAGTCAAATAATTTGCTCTTATTTTGTAAGAGAGTGCTAATGCTGGGTAATCAATTCAGTGATTCAGTCTAACTTTATTTTGGTACAATGGAATCaaaactaaaagtgggaaaTGGGAAATTATTGGGTTTGGCAGGAAaaggttttaattttttttctctttttattaattctttAAATTCCTTATTTTAAAGTATTTAATCAATGTCATAGCAAAAATCCTTATTCAATGAATACTCGCCACTCGGTTTTAAAAACTAAACAATTTTTTATCAACAACCATTTTTCgttttttattctatattacCAACTTGGGTTACATACTTTTAGTGCCGTGGAACCAAATTCAACATCTGTGGTCTTGCTTACACTGGAACTTTTCTACCCAAAGGGTATGAGGTCATTGAAATTTGGAATATGAATCTGATGTTTGATTTAATTAGGACCATTCGATCTACAGATCTGAACATTCCAGATCGTAGGGTGGAATAGTTGAATTTAAGTGTCACTCTAACTTGCATTCAAAGTGTCCCaatttctgcttttataatatttaaagtaAATAACAATCAAAGGGTAAGCTTGACTATTAGAAATAACAAAAAAGAatatatgaataaataaaaCAAGGCCACGTAAGGAGCACTGATATGGGTGCATACACTGTTTGACTCAGCTCAATTCTATTGCATCACCCCTTTGTGCATAGTTTGttaaggagaaaaaaaaatgattatgCAGCTAAATTTACCTTACTAATCACATCAAGACAATTAAATTACACATGACATTGTAGTCTTGTAATAGATCATAATTCTAATACACATAAAGCAGTAAGTTCAGCTGTTCATATGTATATACAAAATATGAAGCATGCATAGCTATACTAATAACAATACTATAATAACAAGCTATATTCAGAACAGGgaaaaaagataaacaagaaaagAGAGTTGAATTATGGTTATGATTATGGCTATCAACTTATGGCAATGGCTCAATTTTTAGCTCCACGGTTACCTAAATCGGAAGCAACCTGCGCTGCCCGGGTTAAAGCACCGGAAACCCAGAAGGCACCCTTAGAGAAATAGCTACTATTAACTACAGTGTTCGCAGCTGCAGCCACAGATCGTCCCGTGGCAAATGCAGCTGACTTGGCAGTTTCTGATACATGATACCTTTGATCGGCGGATCTAACAGCCTCATAGCTAGCTGATAACTTGTCGGTGAGGCCGATTCTCTGGCTCAGCTCGGCTACCTTTGCTGTTGCCGTGGCTGAAACCCCATGGGACTCGTCGAATTCCTTAGCCTTGGCTAATGCGTCTTTGCTGAGGACATACCCTTTTGCTATCATGGTCTTGACGACTTCTTGAGTCACTGTAACTACTTCTCCGGCAGAGGAAACAAATTGGTGGCTTTGTAGCGTCTGAAAGAGGACAAGCTAGACCATGAACATTCAATAGAAAGCTAGACCATGAACATTCAATAGAAAGCTACAACCATTGGTGGTTGAAAACAAATGAAAGAAATACATCTACATACAGTTGATGAATCGTCGTCATGGTTATAGGATGGCCGGTTCCAATTATCGAACTCATCTTCATACTGCCCCCAGCGAGTAATGCATACACTTTGGTCTAAAATCGTGGCTCCCTAACACATCAAATTATGTAGAAAGGTATACACAACACATTAATCATATAACTTATCAGTGACCAGCTTACGAATTACATCGGTCCTGAACATGAGTTTGATGAATACTCACACTTAGCAAGCAAGCAGTTTCTAGGGAATAAGCATCTTTGAATGTCACATATGCAGTGCAAGCATAATCACCAGACCTGTATTCAACAATATTATAAGCAAGTTTTATAGCATATTTTAACACACTAGGTCCAACTCATCTGCAAGAATTAGCAACAGGGGAAATAGTAATCATCTCTGTCATGACTAATTAAAACACAGTACCAGTGGAAATTTGAAAATCGTATCCAAAATGAACATTTTTTGGAGTCTGATCTATAGCATTttacaacaataacaacaaagtATTGTTACTCTAGGTGGGATCGGGTGCATCAATCAAACAACACCATTGTACTGTGTCAAGAATCATGTCTGAATTTGATTCATGTATTGAGAAAAAGCAAAGCAATCAAGTTGAAATATACCCGAAGCAAAgcaacaaaaagaaagaaattaagttTCACTTTAAAAACTATGGACAATAGAAAGAAGGGAACATCAAGAATCACCCCATAGCCCATACAAGATACAGCATGCTACAAACCTGATAAAGCGATAAAGATCAAGTATTACCTGACAATTTCGACATACTCAATTGCACCAGAGAATGCGAAAAAGTCATACACATCCTTCTCAGTGGCTTTTGGCGATAGACTGGTAACTTCTACGGTATATCCACTAGACATGTTTCTGGTTTGCTACTTGTTTAGTATGAACACAACGGAGGAACAGAAATGGTAAAATCAAGTCAAAATGGTGAGGGTCATAAAACATAGGCCTAAAAGCTACGGTAAACAAACAAGAATTGTAAGTCAAGTTGTTCTTATTAAAGAGAGTAAAGATTGAAGAAATACAGAAGTATAAGAGAAATGGATGGTGGAAATGGTTTAATCTTGATAATTGAAGGAATCTAAATATACTAGGCCATAAGATAATATGAACTATATTGATATAATATGATCATATTGTAGTGTCCTGGTGTGTTACAACttacaagaagcaaaaaactAATACTGTTTATAGTGATCTTAAAGCACTCATCCCAATTAACAAATAGAGAATAAGTTTTGATACCATATTAGGATTGAAtgtagtcaccaaaaaaatattagGATATACTTAGTTCACTCGCAAAAGTTAGCTCATGAAATGGAGGATGCCCAAACTCTTACAATGGCTTCCAGGGCTTATCTCTAGGCGATGTGAAAATCCTAACTACAAACAAATCTGACATTTCAATAGCATCGCAATTACCAAAAACCGATTTCTTCAGCCAAAATCCTGAAAGTCACTGTCCTACATCTACACAGCAATACAGGACACATACAACTAGCTATGAAATGGTAGTTTCTTGCCTCAATGATCGGCCACCACCTCCCCAACCTCAAATACTTTTGTCAATCCACCCCCACCATCACCTCAACCTCACCAAATTGATCACGTCAATTCCTCAGCCACTAATCAGTACCCAACATCACCACCACCACTTCTTGTGGCCACCCAGCCACTATCATAATTTCAACCACCATTCTTCTCAAAATTTCCCCCAATACTATTTTATGCTTTGACTATAGCTTTACTACCCCCAATATCTTGTGATCTAAGAATTCCTCATTGATTTTCCAGCATTAGATGAATTTCCCAACCACATTCCTCTTTCCGAGTTATGATCCTTAAGAACTATTCTACCGATTGAATTATACATCATTATTTGGCACCTTCATTGCCCAAGTTCATACTTCCAATcacagaaatataaaaaaaaatccaaaaaatagtattttaataataaacgacagagagagagagagagagaataacAATTGAGGTAAGATAAGAGAGTAGCGTACAAGTTCAGAGAAGGTGGAGAATTTAGATGAGCGAATTGAGCAGAGGAAGCCAAGCCAGACACTGTGATGACGGTGGTGTGGTTTCTACAAGTAACAACCAATTAACTGTTCCCTCTGGTCATTCTCTCATCTCCAATCCCCATTATTATGTGGTAGCAACCACAATTTAAAGTTTTTAACATTctcatattttattaataaatagagtttaattattttacatgTACGTATaattatatcattttttttGGATGATCAtgattaattttgatatattatttgttttcttttaataattttagacatttcattttagttaaaataaagatcattttctataaaatataacttttatcatttgataaaaaaatatatttttttataatgtaAAAAAAGTTCAAAGATAAAATAGgagattttaatatttatatcaaaatataaattaattttatattaaaatgtaCAATAATTTTACTccttaaagatatttttaatttttttttctaaaaaagaGCTATTCAAAACAAGCACGCACATAACATTATATTTATTATCACCATCATCATTGTTGTCATCGTCATCAACAATAGAGATTGCTCATGTTGTTACTCCTTAAATTTTAATCAAAAGAAGATAATTTATATTTgagaaaagaataaattaatctctaattttttggtttgtagatatttaaatttttgaaaatttaaaaatatatttaaacctttaatttttttaaaatttggacaTCAATTTTTGAGTCTAATTTGTCCTATTTTAAAAACTCTCTTATATATGTATTCATATCAACCAGGTCAATTCAACAGAAGTCACGTTTATTTTTTTCGTTGATTTTCACAAATTCAAGTGAACATAAGAAATTAATAtatccaaattttaaaaatatcagaaatttaaatgtatttttaaattttctttgtagatCAGGAAGTCTTTGGATCAGTTtagattgaattttaaaaaaagtacttaatttttttatcttttttaataaacaaaaattattttatatttgaatagaatttttaaaaataatttttaaatattaaaaatatcttttatttttattttttttaaataaagtattattaactaaaaaaaagtaaataatttattttttaataaaaatatttttttaaatatatatattcaaatagattttaaattgagtaaaaatactttattaaaaaattatttttttaacttaaaaaaaagttttttttttaatcgaTGGATTGGACAACCCCAATCTTAAATTACACATTCACGCACTTACTCACACACACTAACCTAGCCATTgctattgtttttttttctttatatgtTTTTATTTGGATTCCactcttttaaaatatttgctgACTTTTGTATTAGAGTCTCCTTTAAGTACCCCTACTTCTTCACAATGATTCCGGTGTTACTAACCATAGTAAGCGCCTACTGCAAGATCTAGactaaattttaattgaaatatCAAATTACAACTTATAAATCTTAATTAAGTTAAAATTGTTAAATAAGTAGTCttaatatataatatcaaaTACGATCGAGTAATTAATAGACTTTTAGTTAATGAATTATAACTTAAATGACATAGTTTCTCCATACTCATCTAAGAGGTTGCGGGTTCGAGTCTTCTATCTTTagtacaataataataataataataataataataataataattaatagaCTTTTAGTTATATAGACGACAAGGATGTTCAAATTCATGACGACTAATTTGCGACATTAGGAGGATAGGGTTTGCTGCTGAccaatgggttgctgcatgcacaaggcgagattcgaactcccgacacttgcttaagcggactagtgagctaaccactagaccaaccTAACTTGGTTGCTATGCCGGATATTTTACTACCAATGGATTGAATCAACACTCTTTTTccgtcaaaaaaaaaaaataccatatcaataaattatttttagtcattttaaaatatataatactatttttcttttttctttttttactttttttttataaataggCCCTTGTTGGTATTAGGCccatttttggattttttttgtataaattttgatatttgatgTGTACTCCAATAGTCACAAAAATATATGTAGATTTGGCGtcaattaaatttgaaatattaaAAGCACTGTGTTCAACTTTAAAACTTCAGTTATGCAATAAAAAAGGTCCTGGGAATAACTTCAGAACTAAGATCAAAGATCGAACGACCTTACCTAcctaatatttatatattaaaaataaaatctattcAACTCTctcaatattaaaaaataaattatcttttattatatgtcatattattattagttaaaataaattaatttattatgactaactttaatcttttatttaatttaactaattaattataatataactatttttacaatttataaaaatttattggaAAAACTTCATTATCAAAATAGTCCGATTATATGATAAAGTATTATTATCCATTTgattgaaataaaaattttatttctttttttatttacaataaaCATCAATTTTGGTTCTAACTTATGGCAAGGCCTGCATGGAGGGACTTCATCCTATGAACTTGGATGATCTTATGATGTATTACTAATGAGTTTCAATCGTGAATATACAATTCATTgcaattaataaattttaaatagaaTAAATGATGAACTTGGATAATCGTGTTTATAAATATCATAACTACCTAACTCCACAATTTCTATTTATTAGTATTACAAACTCAGAAGCATTTTGATTAAAATCTGCTATAATGCTGAAtcgaaaaatgaaaaagagtGAAAGTGCAAAATGAATTtaaaagagatttaaaaatagaattatgattatgattaatCTCATTTATTTGTAACTGACTAATTCTATATTTGTagatattagaaaaattaaaacatactaattTAGTacctttttaattaatttaatgttATGAATTGACAGTttctaacaaattttaaattctaacaTTTACGTAATAATTTTACTAATTTGAAGATACAACTAATTAACTATATAAGTTGCATAATCTTATCATCTAACAGCCTCCTTTAAGCTTAGAATGCATATATCAACCAATTTAAGCTTGCGATAAAACGATGCAAATGGTCCTGGAACTAAACTTTTTGTGAGCACGTCTGCTATCTACTCTTTATTGGGGATTGGCAGTAACTTTAGTGAATCATCTTGTACTTTATCTCTCAGGGCATGATAATCTATCTCGATATGCTTCGTTCTTTCGTGAAATACAGGGTTGGCGGCTATATGCATTGCGGACTGGTTGTCGCAGTAAAGAGTGATTGGTTTGCTCAGTGGGGTATGAAAGTCTCGAAGTATGTAGCTCAGCCACCTTCCCTCACATGTTGCCAAAGCCATAGCTATATAATCCGCTTTCGCTGATGATCTAGCAACTGTAGTTTGTTTTCTACTTTTTCATGACACAAGAAATGAAcccaaaaagaaataaaatccagAAACGGATCTCCTTGTGTCTAAACATGTTCTCCAGTCTGAATCTGAGTATCTTGTGAGCGACAAATCTGATGAGGTGGAAAAGAATTTTATTCCGCTGGCTGGTGCACGCTTTATATATCTTAAGATGTGCAGGATGCTTTGAAATGATCTGTTGTAACGTAGTCTAAGTACTGGCTCAACTTGTTGACAGCAAATGAAATATCTGATCTTGTATTTATGAGGTACAACAGCCTCCCAACAAGCCTGTGGTAAAGAGTCAAGTCAGTTAATGCCGTGCATGAATATTTGGACAGTGGAGTAGTGTAGTTCATTAGCGTAGTCGCAGGCTTGGCATTTGTCATTCCAAATTCATGGAGGAGATCACTAACATATTTCCGTTGATTCATGACAATTCCCTCTTTGCTTCGTGTGATTTCAAAAACCAAAAAGTACTTAAGTTTACCTATGTTCTCGATATTGAATGTAACATCCAACACCTTTTTTATCCGATTGATTTCATTCATGTTATTGTCAGATAAAATCATATCATCCACATACACAAGAATGCAAGTGAAACCATCTCTGGTACCTTTGGTAAAGAGAGATGTATTTGCCTTGGATTGAATGTACCATGAAGCTTTGAGATTTGAGCATAATTTGTGGTTTCATTGACGACTAGCTTGATGAGCCCATAAAGAGATCTTTCAAACTTACAAACACTGTTTGGGAGAGCTGATAAACCTGAAGGAACCTTCATAACTGTCTCAGGGAGATCATCATGTAAAAAGGCAGTGTTGACATCAAATTGGTAGAGAAACCAACCCTTAGACACTACAAGTGCCAACAAAACTCGAAGAGTAGATATTTTTACTACAGAACTAAATGTGTCAAAGAAATCAAATCCAGGGATTTGAGTATAACCTTTTGCAAGGAGCCTTACTTTGTGTCTTTCCAGTGTCTCATCtgctttgagtttggttttaAAAATCCATTTGCACCCCACTGCTCTCTTTCCTTTAGGTAAGGATGCAACAGTCTAAGTTTTATTTGCttcaagagcattgaattctGATCTGATTGCCTCTTTCCAATAATTTGAATTGCTTGTTCATAACTTTGAGGTTCAATGATAGAATCAATAgctaaagaaaaaattttgtgtGCATGTGAAAAATTATCATAGGACATGTATTGAAATAGTGGATATCTTACCTTAAAAGATGATTGGGATTCATTCTGAGTTGCTGTACTGGTTTGAAAATATTGGAAATCAGACAAATATGTTGGTGGTTTTCTAATCCTACATGATCTCCTAAGAGTTGAAGTTGGTGAAATAGTGGATGTATGAGAAGAAGGAGGAACGAGAGTTTGAGTATGATTAGTGTGTGCATCATGAGGTGTGTATGAGGTGGTAAGATGTGATTGTGAGTGAAGTGTATGTGAAACATGATTTGGTGTGCTGGTGGTGAGATGTGATAGTGAGTGAGGTGTATGTGAAACATGATTTGGTGTGCTAATAGCAGATCCTGTAACACGAGGTGATGTATTATTTGTAATAGGCATAATGGGTGTATGTGCTGATTTGAATGTGTCGTCAAAGAGTAAAGTACGGTTATTTGAAATTTGAGCATTATTAGTAGATAAATTGTTAGTGAATGAAGAGTCAAGGACATATTTAgtgtgaaaagaaaaaaaattttcatagaAAATGACACTtcgtaataaaaaaaatttattagtttGCAAATCTATAAGGAGATACTCGTTAGTACCAAGCTTAAAATCTAAAAATACAGTTTGTTTGGCTTTCTTTTCTAATTTGATTTTGTGAGCAGCTAAATTCGAGGCAAATGTCAAACagccaaaaattttaaaatgtttgaTGTAAGAGAATTTATTAAACATGACTTGATAGGGACATTTTAAATTCAAAGAGGAGCTAGAAATTCTATTAATAACATGAATGGCATGAACAGTAGCTAAatgcactttttttttttagaaagatTACTTTCAAATAGAAGAGCTCTCGTCATGTTTAAGATATCCTGATGCTTTTTCTCTATTATACAATTTTGTTGTGAAGATTTCACACAAGTGGTTTGCTGTAAAATACTTTTTGAGTTGTAAAATATCTTTTGATAAATTTCTTATCATTATTTGATCTTATGCATTTCactttcttttgaaattgaatttcaatCATTGTGATGAAGTTTCGAATTATGCTTGGCTAAGAAAAAAATGTGGTATATACCTTAGAATGGGGCTTGTGCCTCAATTGGATTTGAagaattttaatgaaaaaagagacataCATGTGCAGTAGCACTACTGTCTAAAATTCAATCATTTAGTTTCAATTTATGTTTGGTTAAGAAAAGAATGTGATATATACCTTGAAATGAGGCTTGTGCCTCAATTGCCAGTTCTGAGTTATGAACAAGATCTTCTTCACGATAATAAAGCAATGAGAGCTTGTTTTGGCTCTTTGAAAAATAGAGAGCTTAAATTGTTACTATTCTTTCCTAAAGTAGAGTTACTGCTTTTTTCAATTTCATCATCAGTAGTGACATGATTTATGATTCTTGAGCTTGAATCTTGCTGGTAGTGTAGAGGAAAACCATGCTTATGATAGCATGTGTCAACTAAGTGGCCAATTTTATCACAATGAGAGAACTTCTTGatcattcttcttcctcctaAGCCACGGCCTCTGCCTCCATGCCCTCTCCCTCTTTCTTGAACGTTCATGTTGCCTTTATTAGTGTTGAAGTTACTGTCAGTTGCAGCATTTACCAACATCTTACTTTCTGCATGATCTGAACTTGACATTTGCCTTTCTTGTTGTACTAATAGTGGAAAAACAGTATTGACGTCAGGGAGGGGTCTCATTAAGATGATTTATGATCTCACATTTCCGAACTCGTCATTCAAGCCTCTCAAGAACCTAACCACTTGTTACTGCTTATTGTATCCTCTAACAATCTCTAATCTACACGTGCATGATCCAGTACAATTGCATGATGGAATCAGTTAAAACTCTTCTAATT is a window from the Arachis stenosperma cultivar V10309 chromosome 3, arast.V10309.gnm1.PFL2, whole genome shotgun sequence genome containing:
- the LOC130967560 gene encoding binding partner of ACD11 1-like, whose amino-acid sequence is MSSGYTVEVTSLSPKATEKDVYDFFAFSGAIEYVEIVRSGDYACTAYVTFKDAYSLETACLLSGATILDQSVCITRWGQYEDEFDNWNRPSYNHDDDSSTTLQSHQFVSSAGEVVTVTQEVVKTMIAKGYVLSKDALAKAKEFDESHGVSATATAKVAELSQRIGLTDKLSASYEAVRSADQRYHVSETAKSAAFATGRSVAAAANTVVNSSYFSKGAFWVSGALTRAAQVASDLGNRGAKN